A genomic window from Natronorubrum aibiense includes:
- a CDS encoding CaiB/BaiF CoA transferase family protein, translated as MKPLDDITVVDFTQSVAGPVCTQLLAEMGATVIKIEPPGGDNFRKLMGGDMSVPFNHGKLSIAVNLKTDAGLAVATELVDEADVVVESFRPGVLEKFDLEYESVKTRNEDVIYCSLSGFGRTGPSRSYPGYDPCIQAVSGLMSITGYRDRPPVRIRASLIDCGTGANAAVAILAAIRQRDRAGEGTAIDISLFDVAVAWMSYWITNYDRTGSLPERAGSEGIGSAPNGVFEAGEGYTYVATLTETMYERLCHLLKRPDLLEDERFETIDDRVEHREALRDELTAEFARFESKDLEQYLLDAQIPAGAIQTVADLVEDDLHAAERGSLVESRNPETDESVLAPALPFRFSSGIHDGTFSSDPPAAGEHTVDVLESLTYDEAEIETMLEDGAVFADDSSS; from the coding sequence ATGAAACCGTTAGACGATATCACGGTTGTCGATTTCACACAATCGGTCGCCGGGCCGGTTTGTACGCAACTGCTCGCCGAGATGGGTGCCACGGTGATCAAAATCGAACCGCCAGGCGGCGACAACTTCCGGAAGCTGATGGGCGGCGACATGTCCGTGCCGTTCAATCACGGCAAACTCAGTATCGCCGTCAACCTGAAGACGGACGCTGGGCTGGCGGTTGCTACTGAACTGGTCGACGAGGCCGACGTCGTCGTCGAGAGCTTTCGACCTGGCGTCCTAGAGAAGTTCGATCTCGAGTACGAGTCGGTCAAGACGCGAAACGAGGACGTGATCTACTGTTCGCTCTCCGGATTTGGCCGAACCGGCCCCTCTCGGTCGTATCCAGGTTACGATCCCTGTATTCAGGCGGTCTCCGGGCTGATGTCGATCACGGGGTATCGGGACCGACCGCCAGTGCGAATCCGTGCGAGCCTCATCGACTGCGGCACTGGCGCGAACGCAGCCGTCGCCATTCTGGCGGCGATTCGCCAGCGCGACCGGGCCGGCGAGGGCACGGCAATCGACATCTCGCTGTTCGACGTCGCTGTCGCCTGGATGTCTTACTGGATCACGAACTACGATCGGACCGGCAGCCTCCCCGAACGCGCCGGCAGCGAGGGGATCGGCAGCGCACCGAACGGCGTGTTCGAGGCGGGCGAGGGGTACACGTACGTCGCGACCCTCACCGAGACGATGTACGAACGCCTCTGTCACCTCCTCAAGCGGCCGGACCTCCTCGAGGACGAGCGCTTCGAGACGATCGACGACCGCGTCGAACACCGCGAAGCGCTGCGGGACGAACTTACCGCGGAGTTCGCACGATTCGAGTCGAAGGACCTCGAGCAGTACCTGCTCGACGCACAGATTCCGGCGGGAGCTATCCAAACGGTCGCGGATCTCGTCGAGGATGACCTACACGCTGCTGAACGCGGCTCGCTCGTCGAGTCGCGAAACCCCGAAACCGATGAGTCGGTGCTCGCGCCCGCCCTTCCGTTCCGGTTCAGTTCGGGGATTCACGACGGCACGTTCTCGTCGGATCCGCCCGCGGCCGGCGAACACACCGTCGACGTACTCGAGTCGTTGACGTACGACGAGGCCGAGATCGAGACGATGCTCGAGGACGGCGCGGTCTTTGCGGACGACTCGAGTTCGTAG
- a CDS encoding enoyl-CoA hydratase/isomerase family protein, which translates to MYDDIQYEATEGIATITIDRPDVLNAFRERTIAELNDALRTANADDSVYVVVLTGADGGFCAGADVTEMADWHEELSREEYAGYLWSVQNVVRQLLAMETPSIAAVGGPAIGAGCDFALACDLRVVGPDALFREGFVRVGLIPGDGGAWLLPRLIGESKAKEYLLTGRDITPEDAVDLGLAVELASDPNDAALELATELLDLPAHAVRRTNALVDSEQSFEDYCERAIEYQWECVNDDEHHEAIAAFSENRAPAFDREY; encoded by the coding sequence ATGTACGACGATATTCAATACGAGGCGACGGAAGGAATTGCGACGATCACGATCGACAGACCTGACGTGCTGAACGCGTTTCGCGAGCGGACGATCGCCGAACTCAACGACGCACTCCGGACGGCGAACGCGGACGACAGCGTTTACGTGGTCGTCCTGACGGGGGCCGACGGCGGCTTCTGTGCAGGAGCCGACGTCACCGAAATGGCCGACTGGCACGAAGAGCTGTCCAGAGAGGAGTACGCGGGCTACCTCTGGAGCGTCCAGAACGTCGTTCGCCAACTTCTGGCGATGGAAACGCCCTCCATCGCGGCGGTTGGCGGCCCGGCGATCGGTGCCGGCTGTGATTTCGCGCTCGCGTGTGATCTCCGGGTCGTCGGCCCCGACGCGCTCTTCCGCGAGGGGTTCGTTCGCGTCGGCTTGATCCCCGGCGACGGCGGCGCGTGGTTGCTCCCTCGGCTCATCGGCGAGTCGAAGGCCAAAGAGTACCTCCTCACCGGACGAGATATCACACCCGAGGACGCCGTCGACCTCGGCCTCGCAGTCGAACTGGCGAGCGATCCGAACGACGCTGCACTCGAGCTCGCGACGGAGTTGCTCGACCTACCCGCACACGCCGTCCGGCGGACCAACGCCCTCGTCGATTCCGAGCAGTCGTTCGAGGACTACTGCGAACGAGCGATCGAGTACCAGTGGGAGTGCGTAAACGATGACGAACACCACGAAGCGATCGCGGCGTTCAGCGAAAATCGAGCGCCTGCGTTCGACCGCGAGTACTGA
- a CDS encoding acyl-CoA dehydrogenase family protein, translating to MITLSDEQELLVSAVEDLAEREFTDRAFSWNGDPPWENVELLAEQGFLGINFPEEYGGGGMTEFDAILTIEAVGRVCPDTAEFLYNQQLVAPRAIEMFGTDEAKERYLPPVIAGEDSIAIGISEPEAGSDVGAMRTTVEEDGDDLVINGEKTWVSNVEHSSAVLVWTQFPEGLGSVIVDFDADGVQIENHYTNMADHHQTHFVMEDVSVPAENVVTRGSEGFKNQLRALNWERLGSSTLANSIARCALDKALEYAQQRTQFDQPIADFQGIEWKLADLVTDLEASRSLTHRAAIQAHERGRIPDRLDASMAKLYSSEMVERVVSEAVQIHGANGYQQGHPLEYLYRLARGRRLAAGTDEIQKNQIAAVLKRNGLPDLA from the coding sequence ATGATCACGCTCAGTGATGAACAGGAGCTGCTCGTCTCGGCGGTAGAAGATCTCGCCGAGCGGGAGTTCACCGACCGCGCATTTAGCTGGAACGGCGACCCGCCGTGGGAGAACGTCGAACTGCTCGCCGAGCAGGGCTTTCTCGGAATCAACTTCCCCGAGGAGTACGGCGGCGGCGGCATGACCGAGTTCGACGCGATACTCACCATCGAGGCCGTCGGGCGCGTCTGTCCCGACACCGCGGAGTTTCTGTACAACCAGCAGCTGGTGGCCCCGCGAGCGATCGAGATGTTCGGAACCGACGAGGCGAAAGAACGCTACCTGCCGCCGGTGATCGCCGGCGAGGACAGCATTGCGATCGGCATCTCCGAACCCGAAGCCGGCTCCGACGTCGGTGCGATGCGGACGACAGTCGAGGAAGACGGCGACGACCTCGTCATCAACGGCGAGAAGACGTGGGTGAGCAACGTCGAACACTCGAGTGCGGTGCTCGTCTGGACGCAGTTCCCGGAGGGGCTCGGCTCCGTTATCGTCGATTTCGACGCCGACGGCGTGCAGATCGAGAACCACTACACCAACATGGCCGACCACCACCAGACGCACTTCGTCATGGAGGACGTTTCTGTGCCGGCCGAGAACGTCGTCACGCGCGGCTCCGAGGGGTTCAAAAACCAGCTCCGGGCGCTCAACTGGGAACGGCTGGGCAGTTCGACACTCGCGAACTCGATCGCCCGCTGTGCGCTCGATAAGGCCCTCGAGTACGCTCAACAACGCACACAGTTCGACCAGCCCATCGCCGACTTTCAGGGCATCGAGTGGAAACTCGCCGACCTCGTCACCGACCTCGAGGCCTCGCGGTCGCTCACCCATCGCGCGGCGATTCAGGCACACGAACGGGGTCGGATTCCGGACCGACTGGACGCCTCGATGGCGAAACTCTACTCGAGCGAGATGGTCGAGCGGGTCGTCAGCGAGGCCGTACAGATCCACGGCGCGAACGGCTACCAGCAAGGCCACCCACTCGAGTACCTCTACCGGCTGGCTCGAGGGCGTCGACTGGCCGCCGGAACGGACGAGATCCAGAAGAATCAGATCGCTGCCGTGCTCAAGCGAAACGGCTTGCCGGATCTCGCTTGA